The DNA region GCATCGTTGGCCCCGCCGCCGAAATTACTCGAAACGGCGGTGACGCGCGCGCCCGCTTCGAGCAAGGCAAGGTTCGCCGCCGCGTTCGCATCGCGCTTGGGCGTGTGAAACGTCTGCACCGTGCTGACATACAGGGTGCCGTCGACCGCCGTCCCCTGGACCCGATAGAAATAAGTGGTGTCGGGTTTCAGCCCGGTGATCGCGGGATGGTGGTCCGTATGGGCGCCACCGTTCATATCCTGATCGACGGTGATCTGACCGAAGGCCGATGTCTCGCCATAGACCATCGAACAGGCTAGCGGCACGGAAGACACGAACCGCAGGATTCCATCGAGGCTGGTCAGATCCTCGATCCGCGGCGGGCCATCCGTGAACACTTCCTCGATCGGGCGCACCTTCAACCCGGCGGCGGAGACTGTGTCGGCTGCGGCGGGCGTAACGGAGAGAAACGAAACCGCGATGGCTAAGGCGGCGAGTTTGCGGAGCGGAGTCATGGTCACCTCGTGGCGTGGACGGCGACCTGCATATTAGATAGTCGGCATATGATTGCCACAAAGGTCGCGGTTCCTCACCGGATATTGAACGAAAGTCCGCCGGTCATAGCTGCTCCACGAGCCAGTCCACCATGCCCGTGCGCACCTCGAAGGCCCGGTTGTGGCAGCAATGCACACCGTCCTCGACCATCCACAGCTTGCCGTTTTCAGGCAGCGCGTCGGCGATACGTTCGGCCTGGGCCGCCTTGAAGATCGCGTCATGGCGGCCATGCACGACCATCACCGGCGACCGCACATCTCCGATACAATCATCCAGCGTCGCGTCATGCACCTGGGCCAACGCACCCGCCTCATCCTCCGCACCGGTCGCCCACACGAAGCCAGCGCGGATCAACGGCG from Alphaproteobacteria bacterium includes:
- a CDS encoding discoidin domain-containing protein, translating into MTPLRKLAALAIAVSFLSVTPAAADTVSAAGLKVRPIEEVFTDGPPRIEDLTSLDGILRFVSSVPLACSMVYGETSAFGQITVDQDMNGGAHTDHHPAITGLKPDTTYFYRVQGTAVDGTLYVSTVQTFHTPKRDANAAANLALLEAGARVTAVSSNFGGGANDASWGANSAIDGSRATEWSTDGDGDKGFIEIEFAEPSDVGAIEVWTRSMSNNTARIFEFIVTADNGQKAGPFKLPDASKPYRFDVDLQAKRLRLDVIASNGGNVGLVEFAAYSR